The nucleotide window GACGATGACCGTGTCGTATGGACGAGTCGGCCCTCCGGATCGCCTACGAAACACACGACGAGGTGCGAGCGCTGATCGACCGACTCCACGATACGCTCGAGTCGATCAGCCTGAGTTTCGATCGCTGGGACGAGCAGTACATCAAGGGCCCGGGACTGTACGTCGCCGTGGTGACGGGGCCGTCGATCGCGTCATTTGCCGATCCGATGGGGCGAAACCGGTGGCCGACGGACCGCTGTCGGAGCATCCGTCGAAACGGTGAGAGTCTCTTCGAAACGGCGCGAGAGGTCGCCTTGAGCCGGGACGGCGCGGTCGTCGTCGGTGTCGACGGCGTCATCCAACCGCAGATGGTTCGGTTCACCGACCCCAGACCGGAAGATCTCGAGGAGAGCGAGTCGGCAGCGCCAGAGTACGAAGACTGGATGGGGTCGCGCCACATGAGCGCCCTCGACACCTCACGGCGACCGAGCGTCGTGTCGACGCTGACGCTGAGCGAGGAAACCGGGCGGGTCACACGGTTCGAAGGAGGTGCCTTCGAGACTACCACGCGGTCGGCACTCGGCGGGGAGTGGAACCCACACGCCACCGCCTGACGAGAACGCGTTGAGATGGAGCGCCACTGCGAGACCGGCGTCGCTGAGTTCGGTCGGGTCGACCGACGATGGAGTAGCACAGTCACGCCGTAGAACTAAGTCGGCTTTCGTGGACGCCGTGACCGTGTTGAGCGATCACGAACGCGATTGTCACCGCCATCACGGGGGATGGGCGATCCGTGACTGACCTCGGCTACCACGCCTCCCACGAGCAGTTCGCGCCGAGTGCGCTCTTGGAGTACGTCCAACTCGCGGACGAGCAGGGGTTCGACCACGCCCTCGCCTCCGACCACTTCCATCCCTGGAGCGAGCGGCAGGGCGAATCCGGATTCGTCTGGTCGTGACTCGGCGCGGCGCTGGAAGCGACCGAGCTGACCTTCGGGACGGTCAACGCACCCGGTTATCGCTACCATCCCGCGATCATCGCACAGAGTGCGGCGACACTTCGCGAGATGTATCCCGAACGGTTCTGGTTCGCCGTCGGCAGTGGCCAACTCCTCAACGAAGGCACCACGGACACCGACTGGCCCGTCAAACGCGAACGGAACGCACGCCTCGAGGAGTGCGCCGAG belongs to Natronorubrum aibiense and includes:
- a CDS encoding diadenylate cyclase, whose protein sequence is MDESALRIAYETHDEVRALIDRLHDTLESISLSFDRWDEQYIKGPGLYVAVVTGPSIASFADPMGRNRWPTDRCRSIRRNGESLFETAREVALSRDGAVVVGVDGVIQPQMVRFTDPRPEDLEESESAAPEYEDWMGSRHMSALDTSRRPSVVSTLTLSEETGRVTRFEGGAFETTTRSALGGEWNPHATA